A genomic stretch from Acetobacter ascendens includes:
- a CDS encoding ribonuclease HII: MERGAMPDFTREQQLGGRVAGVDEVGRGPLAGPVVAAAVVFGAGVPADLAAVIDDSKKLKPAVREAIAERLPQVPGIEIGIGAASTSEIDKLNIHHAAHLAMQRAVGRLPRLPDHVLVDGNKLPDFGCAAQAIVGGDRVSLSIAAASIVAKVVRDRAMARLDARWPDYGWEKNAGYGTAVHRKALISVGITPHHRKTFGTVRRQLEEHYSAEKQV, encoded by the coding sequence ATGGAAAGAGGGGCAATGCCGGACTTTACGCGGGAACAGCAGCTGGGTGGCCGAGTGGCCGGGGTAGATGAAGTGGGCCGTGGCCCGCTAGCAGGCCCCGTGGTTGCTGCCGCAGTGGTGTTTGGCGCTGGTGTACCTGCTGATCTTGCCGCCGTTATTGATGATTCCAAAAAATTAAAACCAGCTGTGCGCGAAGCCATAGCGGAACGCCTGCCACAGGTGCCGGGTATTGAAATCGGCATTGGGGCGGCTTCTACTTCGGAAATCGATAAGCTGAACATCCACCATGCAGCCCATCTGGCTATGCAAAGGGCGGTAGGCCGTCTGCCGCGCCTGCCAGACCACGTGCTGGTGGATGGCAACAAGCTGCCGGATTTTGGCTGCGCTGCACAGGCCATTGTGGGTGGAGACAGGGTAAGCCTGTCTATTGCCGCTGCATCTATTGTGGCCAAGGTGGTGCGTGATCGGGCTATGGCCCGGCTGGATGCGCGCTGGCCTGATTACGGCTGGGAGAAAAACGCGGGCTACGGCACGGCTGTTCATCGCAAGGCGCTGATCAGCGTGGGTATTACACCGCACCATAGAAAGACGTTCGGCACAGTGCGCCGGCAGCTAGAAGAACATTATTCGGCGGAGAAGCAGGTATGA
- a CDS encoding DUF4159 domain-containing protein, translating to MIFLAPLALLGLLTLPLVWWLVRATPPHPRQQAFPPVKLLANLKPRQTEAARSPLWLLLLRLFAVTLLVLGLARPVLPGHNAAQQGSGPVLLVIDNGIFSAADWNERLAAAQNFLADAERAKRPVLLLTTAPEAETSIAENLVPLPVAQVRQHLNALRPEPWQVDRTFSAHTLEHLGTQTFGSILYLADGVASSGDDTFRPALQSLGQVREVRFPHQNAVALAPMADKGSHVMARLVAMPAAAPRAFNVIAHTQDGGTLAVVPVPLPAQSGHADIAVNLPSAVRNRIDTLTLAGTANAATTVLMDESSRLHPVGLLASGGADTPLVGSLFYLRRALAPSAELHEGTPTALLSRPLSVLIAPDGTLADPETREKVREWVKNGGTLIRFAGPTLAGAQHDEAAESENTQQTTQDLLPVALLDGARQLGGSMTWGTPQKLAKFDATSPFAGLVPPNDVTVSRQVLARPAATLTEHTWARLADGTPLVTHAALGKGELVLFHVSSTTDWSNLPLSGLFVSMLQRLTDHANGVSVSADDAILQPALTLDGAGVAGPPPPYARGLKASAFVTTDVSPAHPPGLYGPSSGRRALNAADHVTALHPESAVGVITDPAGQQPDVPLGRFCLLVAIVLLLLDGALALLMRKGFLAPKPTNVAALVMGGMLLGVAAPAYAADTQLPAPAPRTAHSVPGAALETRLAYVLTGHEDVDEASRQGLQGLADFTNARTSAVLGHPDGVHPETDDLAYYPLLYWPITPDAHASPAMIAALNRFMAHGGILLIDTQGQDTPDAAADDASFAGDAPGTRAALRRATTGLTVPPLVTMNDHHLLAHTFYLLHDFPGRYAGQPIWVAREGDAGNDEVSPIIIGSADWAHAWAVDPSGNTPFAVIPGGAEQRLLAYRFGLNIVIYALTGSYKADQVHVPMLLKRLEDRP from the coding sequence ATGATATTTCTGGCTCCCCTTGCCCTGCTAGGCCTGCTTACGCTGCCGTTGGTGTGGTGGCTTGTGCGTGCAACACCTCCGCACCCACGCCAACAGGCATTTCCGCCTGTAAAACTGCTGGCCAACCTAAAACCACGCCAGACCGAAGCCGCACGCTCTCCACTCTGGTTACTGCTGTTGCGCCTTTTTGCTGTTACCCTGTTGGTGCTTGGCCTCGCCCGCCCTGTGCTGCCGGGGCATAATGCCGCGCAGCAAGGCTCTGGCCCGGTGCTTCTTGTTATAGATAACGGTATATTCAGCGCCGCAGACTGGAACGAACGACTGGCTGCTGCACAAAATTTTCTGGCTGATGCTGAACGCGCTAAACGCCCTGTTCTGTTGCTTACCACTGCACCAGAAGCAGAAACATCTATTGCAGAAAACCTTGTTCCCCTACCTGTTGCTCAAGTGCGTCAACATCTGAACGCACTGCGCCCAGAACCTTGGCAAGTAGACAGAACCTTTTCCGCGCACACTTTAGAACATTTAGGCACGCAAACATTTGGCAGTATTCTGTATCTGGCAGATGGTGTTGCCTCCTCCGGCGATGATACCTTTAGGCCTGCTCTGCAAAGTTTAGGCCAGGTGCGAGAAGTGCGCTTTCCACACCAAAATGCAGTGGCTTTGGCACCAATGGCCGATAAAGGCAGTCATGTTATGGCACGGCTTGTGGCAATGCCCGCAGCGGCTCCGCGTGCCTTTAACGTTATTGCACACACGCAAGATGGGGGCACTCTGGCAGTTGTGCCCGTACCCCTGCCCGCACAATCTGGCCACGCCGATATTGCCGTGAACCTTCCCTCTGCCGTGCGCAACCGCATAGATACACTCACACTTGCAGGCACAGCCAATGCGGCCACTACGGTGCTGATGGATGAAAGCAGCCGCTTGCATCCGGTTGGCCTTCTGGCTTCTGGTGGCGCGGATACACCTTTAGTCGGGTCTTTGTTTTATCTGCGCCGCGCCCTTGCGCCTTCTGCCGAATTGCATGAAGGCACGCCAACAGCTCTTTTAAGCCGCCCTCTTTCTGTTTTAATTGCGCCAGATGGTACGCTGGCAGACCCGGAAACACGCGAAAAAGTGCGCGAATGGGTGAAAAACGGTGGCACGCTTATCCGCTTTGCTGGCCCCACCCTTGCCGGTGCCCAACATGATGAAGCTGCTGAAAGCGAAAATACCCAGCAGACCACGCAAGATCTACTGCCCGTTGCCTTGCTTGATGGTGCACGCCAGCTTGGTGGCTCCATGACATGGGGTACACCACAAAAACTCGCCAAGTTTGATGCAACTTCCCCATTCGCCGGGTTAGTGCCCCCCAATGATGTTACAGTCTCACGGCAGGTTCTGGCTCGTCCCGCCGCTACACTAACCGAGCATACATGGGCCCGGCTGGCAGATGGCACGCCGCTGGTAACGCACGCAGCACTGGGCAAAGGTGAGCTTGTGCTGTTCCATGTCAGCAGCACGACAGATTGGTCTAACCTGCCGCTCTCTGGTTTGTTTGTCTCTATGCTGCAACGGCTGACAGACCATGCAAACGGCGTGAGTGTATCCGCGGATGATGCCATATTGCAGCCAGCCTTAACACTAGATGGCGCAGGCGTTGCTGGCCCTCCGCCCCCTTATGCACGCGGCCTAAAAGCCTCTGCCTTTGTCACCACGGATGTATCCCCCGCGCACCCTCCGGGCCTGTATGGCCCTAGCTCTGGCCGCCGTGCCTTGAATGCGGCAGATCACGTTACCGCGCTGCATCCTGAAAGTGCTGTGGGTGTTATTACTGATCCGGCAGGCCAACAGCCGGATGTACCACTTGGGCGCTTCTGCCTTCTGGTAGCTATAGTTTTGTTGTTGCTTGATGGTGCTTTGGCTTTGCTGATGCGTAAAGGATTTTTGGCACCCAAACCCACTAATGTAGCCGCCTTGGTTATGGGGGGCATGTTGCTTGGTGTGGCTGCTCCTGCTTATGCGGCAGATACACAGCTACCTGCCCCAGCGCCGCGAACTGCTCACTCCGTGCCCGGAGCAGCACTTGAAACACGATTGGCCTATGTTTTAACAGGTCATGAAGATGTAGATGAGGCATCCCGCCAAGGGCTTCAGGGGCTGGCAGATTTTACCAATGCCCGCACATCTGCCGTGCTGGGCCACCCCGATGGTGTGCACCCGGAAACGGATGATCTGGCTTACTATCCATTACTATATTGGCCCATTACGCCAGATGCCCATGCCTCTCCTGCCATGATAGCCGCGCTCAACCGCTTTATGGCGCATGGTGGTATCTTGCTGATTGATACCCAAGGGCAGGACACACCAGACGCTGCCGCAGATGATGCCAGCTTTGCTGGTGATGCCCCGGGCACACGCGCCGCCCTGCGCCGTGCCACAACAGGGCTAACAGTGCCGCCGCTTGTGACCATGAATGACCATCACCTGCTGGCGCACACCTTTTACCTGCTGCATGATTTTCCGGGCCGTTATGCTGGCCAGCCCATCTGGGTGGCGCGCGAAGGCGATGCGGGAAATGATGAAGTCAGCCCCATTATTATCGGCTCGGCAGATTGGGCACATGCTTGGGCGGTTGATCCATCTGGCAATACGCCATTTGCGGTTATTCCCGGTGGAGCGGAGCAGCGTTTGCTGGCCTATCGCTTCGGGCTGAATATTGTCATTTATGCGCTTACCGGCAGCTACAAGGCAGACCAAGTACACGTGCCCATGCTGCTGAAACGGCTGGAAGACCGGCCATGA
- a CDS encoding MFS transporter has product MPRPTKAQFTALIVASMMFMEQLDGTILATALPSIANSLHVDTVATSVALTSYIIGLAIFIPASGALADRLGSRSVLMVAICIFVASSLFCAQANSLPFLACMRTLQGIGGALMVPIGRLVIIRSTPRNQLVRTMTWMMLPATLGPLLGPVVGGFITTWFSWRWNFYLNIPIGLIGLGLTWRFIPQIYEPSPPPFDLKGMVLAGGGLALLSVFAELFSHAEGSISLRLALLGAGSLLMAVYCIHAFRVPAPLLDFRLMRIPTFRISVFAGAASRVAVGSLPFLMPSFLQIGMGLNAAQSGLVTFTAPIGALITRPFVPAILRRWGFRKVLMFNGVSAAVVFTLVASFRLPHALWLFSLILACTGAAQAIQFSAYNTIAYADVPANNMSAATSLYSTMQQIMLSAGICIAAGTLTVLGQIYGHTTPTLGDFSAGFLATGAVSLLAVPFAARLAPSAGASMSGNKR; this is encoded by the coding sequence ATGCCACGCCCGACCAAAGCGCAGTTCACCGCCCTGATCGTTGCCTCCATGATGTTTATGGAACAGCTTGATGGCACCATTCTGGCAACAGCTCTGCCCTCTATCGCTAACAGTTTACACGTTGATACAGTTGCAACCTCTGTTGCGCTCACATCGTATATTATTGGGCTGGCCATTTTCATACCGGCTTCTGGCGCCTTGGCAGACAGATTGGGCAGCCGCTCTGTACTGATGGTGGCTATTTGCATTTTTGTAGCCAGCTCCCTGTTTTGCGCCCAGGCAAACTCCCTTCCCTTTCTGGCCTGCATGCGCACGCTACAAGGCATTGGCGGCGCTCTTATGGTGCCCATAGGGCGGCTGGTGATTATCCGCAGCACACCGCGTAATCAGCTTGTGCGCACCATGACATGGATGATGCTACCCGCAACGCTTGGCCCTTTGTTAGGCCCGGTAGTGGGCGGATTTATCACCACATGGTTTTCATGGCGGTGGAATTTTTACCTCAACATTCCCATAGGACTGATCGGGCTGGGGTTAACGTGGCGCTTCATTCCCCAAATTTACGAACCCTCACCCCCTCCGTTTGATTTAAAAGGCATGGTGCTGGCGGGGGGCGGGCTGGCTTTGCTTTCTGTTTTTGCAGAACTGTTCAGCCACGCAGAAGGCTCAATCAGCCTGCGCTTGGCCTTGCTTGGCGCGGGCAGCCTGCTGATGGCAGTTTATTGCATCCATGCCTTTCGTGTTCCCGCGCCATTGCTGGACTTCCGGCTGATGCGTATTCCCACTTTTCGGATTTCTGTTTTTGCTGGCGCGGCTTCACGCGTGGCTGTGGGTTCCCTGCCCTTTCTCATGCCGTCCTTTCTGCAAATCGGCATGGGGCTGAATGCTGCGCAAAGCGGGCTGGTCACATTTACGGCGCCTATCGGTGCGTTAATAACACGTCCCTTTGTGCCAGCCATTTTGCGGCGCTGGGGCTTCCGCAAGGTGCTGATGTTTAATGGTGTTTCCGCCGCAGTGGTGTTTACACTGGTGGCCAGCTTTCGGCTGCCGCATGCATTGTGGCTTTTCTCGCTTATTCTGGCATGCACCGGGGCTGCTCAAGCTATCCAGTTTTCTGCTTACAACACCATTGCCTATGCGGATGTACCTGCAAACAACATGAGTGCGGCAACCAGCCTGTATTCTACCATGCAGCAGATTATGCTTTCTGCTGGCATATGTATTGCTGCAGGCACACTTACGGTGCTGGGGCAAATATATGGACACACAACACCCACTTTGGGTGATTTTTCCGCAGGTTTTCTGGCAACCGGGGCTGTATCTCTTCTGGCTGTGCCTTTTGCCGCACGCCTTGCACCTTCTGCCGGGGCATCCATGAGCGGAAACAAGCGCTAA
- a CDS encoding efflux RND transporter periplasmic adaptor subunit, translated as MDEHQPASPASPSSPSPRPPRKKRMLLAGIALAGACVLAFAFLRPHGDTSSGTHKKGKHQTADASQGQPVAVQTVHSGAMPVVFTELGTVIPITNVTVQTRVEGYLMNVLFTEGQHVHKGDLLALIDTRPYEVQLAQYEGQLAADKAQLAQARVDSARYQRLIRQDSIDAKTAKDQQFVVQQLEGTVKSDQALVDNQKLQITYCHIIAPVDGRIGIRAVDKGNYVTAGQSGGLAILTQMQPISVIFTLPQDQLPEVAEELRTQKSLPVEAWNSSNTQKIADGTVSTLDSEIDTSTGTVRLRAIFPNTDEHLFPNQFVNARLLVKTLNNVLLLPTTAVQTGPTGLFVYVVKADNTVEVRPVTTGTSDGTNIVVSTGLKDGDKVVTDGTDHLRAGIKVTIPAQTTPASDSAAK; from the coding sequence ATGGATGAACATCAGCCAGCCTCTCCCGCTTCTCCGTCTTCACCATCTCCGCGCCCTCCCCGTAAAAAACGGATGTTACTTGCAGGCATAGCTCTGGCAGGTGCGTGCGTACTGGCCTTTGCCTTCCTGCGCCCGCATGGAGACACCAGCAGCGGAACGCATAAAAAAGGCAAACACCAAACTGCAGATGCATCTCAGGGGCAGCCGGTTGCCGTGCAAACGGTGCATAGTGGTGCCATGCCCGTGGTGTTTACTGAGTTGGGAACGGTTATTCCCATTACCAACGTGACCGTGCAAACCCGCGTGGAAGGCTACCTGATGAACGTGCTGTTTACGGAAGGACAGCACGTTCACAAAGGCGATCTGCTGGCACTGATAGACACCCGACCCTATGAGGTGCAACTGGCCCAATATGAAGGACAGCTTGCCGCAGATAAGGCGCAGCTTGCGCAGGCACGCGTTGATAGCGCGCGTTACCAGCGCCTGATCCGGCAAGACAGTATTGATGCCAAAACCGCCAAGGATCAGCAGTTTGTTGTGCAGCAGCTAGAAGGCACTGTAAAATCCGATCAGGCACTGGTGGATAACCAGAAGCTCCAGATCACTTACTGCCATATTATTGCACCTGTAGATGGCCGCATTGGCATACGTGCCGTGGATAAGGGCAACTACGTTACGGCAGGCCAATCTGGCGGGCTGGCTATTCTCACGCAGATGCAGCCTATCTCCGTTATCTTCACGTTGCCGCAGGATCAGCTACCAGAAGTGGCGGAAGAACTACGCACTCAAAAGTCTCTTCCCGTAGAGGCATGGAACAGTTCCAACACGCAAAAAATTGCTGATGGCACCGTCAGCACGTTAGATAGTGAAATAGATACCTCCACCGGCACCGTGCGCCTGCGTGCCATTTTCCCCAACACAGATGAGCATCTATTCCCCAATCAATTTGTAAATGCTCGTCTGTTGGTCAAAACACTTAACAACGTGCTGCTGCTGCCCACTACAGCCGTGCAAACCGGCCCCACCGGCCTGTTTGTTTACGTTGTAAAGGCCGATAACACTGTTGAGGTGCGGCCCGTTACCACGGGCACATCAGATGGCACCAACATTGTTGTTTCCACCGGCCTGAAGGATGGTGACAAGGTTGTAACAGATGGCACAGATCATCTGCGCGCTGGCATTAAAGTCACCATTCCTGCACAAACCACCCCAGCATCGGATTCCGCAGCAAAGTGA
- a CDS encoding efflux RND transporter permease subunit, with amino-acid sequence MNPSALFIRRPVATTLLMLAIFMAGLLGYHFLPVSALPQVDYPTITVETFYPGAGPDVMSTSVTAPLETQFGQMPGLDQMTSRSSGGASVITLRFALDTSIDVAEQEVQAAINQANSLLPTDLPAPPVYAKVNPADTPVLTLGITSSTIPLPEVEDYVDTRLAQKISQISGVGLVTLSGGNRKAIRVRVNIPKLTSYGMDLDTLRTTIGNVNVNSPTGTFDGPQKAATLQVDGQITSADVLLNQVIAYQNSGPIRLRDVATVVVGAENTQLAAWSNLTPALIMNVQRQPGANVISVVDNVKATLPALRETLPPGIDITPLTDRTTTIRASVSDVQGELFLSLALVVAVIFVFLRNIPATIIPSLSVPLSIIGTLAVMYLLDFSLDNLSLMALTIATGFVVDDAIVMIENISRYVEAGEDRMTAALKGAGEIGFTIISLTISLIAVLIPLLFMGDVVGRLFHEFALTLAVTIILSAVVSLTLVPMMCARILSERVHDAGSATTAFQRWSARMEDYTEKLIAGYDRILDVVLAHRVLTLCVAVGTLVLTGVLAWVIPKGFFPAQDTGVIQGISVASQTISFESMKEHQQELAKVLLKDPDVVSLSSFIGVDGQNATLNQGRFLINLKPHDDRTSTAAQIARRLADETAQVAGIKLYMQPIQDLSLDTTVTATQYQFLLENPEYSAFETWVPKLLDRLKQEPALSDVTSDLQASGLVAKVTLDRATGARYSITPQTVDNVLYDSFGQRQISTIYTQSNQYRVILEADSQFQTNLTSLSQLYLPGISGNSGESVSGPTRSPTSGLVPLAAVTTVTQETAPLLLTHFGQFPATTISFNLSDGYALGDATTAIRKVEKEIGLPSAFQTSFQGTAAAFEGSLSNELFLVAAALIAVYIVLGILYESFVHPVTILSTLPSAAIGALLTLMIAGVDLDIMGIIGIVLLIGIVKKNAIMMIDFALEAERVHGMDSLQSIRTAATLRFRPILMTTLAAMLGAVPMVISHGTGSELRYPLGLSIIGGLALSQLLTLFTTPVIYLALDTLAHKFNAMRHRHSQPSAPPPADGHSAP; translated from the coding sequence GTGAACCCATCAGCCCTTTTTATTCGCAGGCCGGTTGCCACTACTCTGCTTATGCTGGCCATTTTTATGGCTGGCCTGCTGGGCTACCATTTTCTGCCCGTTTCCGCCCTGCCTCAGGTAGATTATCCAACCATTACGGTTGAAACATTCTACCCCGGTGCCGGGCCGGATGTGATGTCTACCTCTGTTACCGCTCCGCTGGAAACCCAGTTTGGCCAAATGCCGGGGCTAGACCAGATGACATCACGATCATCTGGCGGAGCATCGGTTATTACCCTGCGCTTTGCACTGGATACCTCTATCGATGTGGCGGAACAGGAAGTTCAGGCAGCTATCAACCAAGCCAATTCCCTGCTGCCAACAGACCTGCCAGCCCCTCCGGTTTACGCCAAGGTAAACCCGGCTGATACACCTGTGCTTACGCTGGGCATTACATCCTCCACCATTCCGCTACCCGAAGTGGAAGACTATGTGGATACGCGTCTGGCACAGAAAATCAGCCAGATTTCTGGCGTGGGGTTGGTGACGCTTTCTGGTGGCAACCGCAAGGCTATTCGGGTGCGGGTGAACATTCCCAAGCTCACATCCTATGGGATGGATCTGGACACGTTACGCACCACCATTGGCAACGTGAACGTAAACTCCCCTACCGGTACGTTTGATGGCCCGCAAAAGGCCGCCACGTTGCAGGTGGATGGGCAGATTACCAGCGCAGATGTGCTGCTTAATCAGGTTATTGCCTACCAGAACAGCGGCCCCATCCGCCTGCGTGATGTGGCAACCGTGGTTGTGGGCGCAGAAAACACGCAGCTTGCGGCGTGGTCTAACCTGACACCTGCGCTCATCATGAACGTGCAGCGCCAGCCCGGCGCCAACGTGATTTCCGTGGTGGATAACGTAAAGGCCACCCTGCCTGCCCTGCGGGAAACACTACCTCCGGGTATTGATATTACCCCGCTGACAGACCGCACAACCACCATCCGCGCTTCTGTATCCGATGTACAGGGTGAACTGTTTTTATCTCTCGCGCTGGTTGTGGCAGTTATTTTTGTATTCCTGCGCAATATCCCTGCCACCATTATTCCCAGCCTGTCTGTGCCGCTTTCCATTATCGGCACGCTGGCAGTGATGTATCTGCTGGATTTCTCGCTGGATAATCTGTCGCTCATGGCGCTTACGATCGCCACCGGCTTTGTGGTGGATGATGCCATTGTCATGATCGAAAACATCTCCCGCTACGTGGAAGCAGGAGAAGACCGGATGACAGCCGCCTTGAAAGGGGCTGGGGAAATTGGCTTTACCATTATCTCGCTGACAATCTCGCTGATTGCGGTGTTGATTCCGCTGCTGTTCATGGGGGATGTGGTGGGCCGCCTGTTCCATGAATTTGCGCTTACGCTGGCTGTGACCATCATTCTGTCTGCTGTGGTCTCGCTTACGCTGGTGCCGATGATGTGTGCGCGCATTCTTTCCGAACGTGTGCATGATGCTGGCTCTGCCACAACGGCATTCCAGCGCTGGTCTGCCCGGATGGAAGATTACACGGAAAAACTGATTGCCGGGTATGACCGCATACTGGATGTGGTGCTGGCCCACCGTGTGCTCACCCTGTGCGTGGCCGTGGGCACACTGGTGCTTACGGGTGTGCTGGCGTGGGTTATCCCCAAAGGGTTCTTTCCTGCGCAGGATACAGGGGTTATTCAGGGCATCTCCGTTGCCTCACAAACCATCTCTTTTGAGAGCATGAAGGAGCATCAGCAGGAACTTGCCAAAGTGCTGCTGAAAGACCCGGATGTGGTCTCGCTTTCTTCCTTTATTGGGGTAGATGGGCAGAACGCTACGCTCAATCAGGGCCGGTTCCTCATTAACCTCAAACCGCATGATGACCGTACAAGTACCGCAGCGCAAATTGCCCGCCGCCTGGCAGATGAAACCGCACAGGTCGCCGGTATCAAACTGTATATGCAGCCTATTCAGGATCTCTCTCTGGATACAACGGTTACAGCCACGCAATACCAGTTCCTGTTGGAAAACCCCGAATACAGTGCCTTTGAAACATGGGTGCCCAAACTGCTGGACCGCCTAAAGCAGGAACCTGCGCTTTCTGATGTCACATCGGATTTGCAGGCATCTGGGCTGGTGGCAAAGGTTACGCTGGATAGAGCCACTGGGGCGCGCTATTCCATTACGCCGCAAACCGTTGATAACGTGCTGTATGACAGCTTTGGCCAGCGGCAGATTTCCACCATCTATACGCAGTCCAACCAGTATCGCGTTATTCTGGAAGCAGACTCGCAGTTTCAGACCAACCTGACCTCACTCTCCCAACTTTATCTGCCGGGTATCAGCGGCAATTCGGGGGAAAGTGTTTCTGGCCCCACGCGTTCGCCCACCTCCGGGTTGGTGCCGCTGGCTGCTGTTACCACCGTTACGCAGGAAACAGCCCCCCTGCTGCTCACGCATTTTGGGCAGTTCCCCGCCACCACCATTTCCTTCAATTTGAGCGATGGTTACGCGCTGGGGGATGCAACGACCGCCATCCGCAAGGTAGAAAAAGAAATAGGTCTGCCCTCCGCCTTCCAGACATCGTTCCAAGGCACTGCGGCAGCGTTTGAAGGCTCACTCAGCAACGAGCTGTTCCTTGTGGCTGCGGCGCTGATAGCCGTGTACATCGTGTTGGGCATTCTGTACGAAAGCTTTGTGCACCCGGTTACCATTTTGTCCACCCTGCCCTCCGCCGCCATTGGTGCGCTGCTTACGCTAATGATTGCAGGCGTGGATCTGGATATTATGGGTATTATCGGCATTGTACTGCTGATTGGTATTGTGAAGAAAAATGCCATCATGATGATCGACTTCGCGCTGGAAGCCGAACGTGTGCATGGCATGGACTCCCTGCAATCCATCCGCACCGCTGCCACGCTGCGTTTTCGCCCTATTTTGATGACAACCCTTGCCGCCATGCTGGGTGCCGTGCCTATGGTGATCTCCCACGGCACGGGTTCGGAACTACGCTACCCTCTGGGGCTGAGTATTATTGGCGGGCTGGCACTTTCCCAGTTGCTTACGCTGTTCACCACGCCGGTTATCTATCTGGCGCTGGATACACTGGCCCATAAATTCAATGCCATGCGGCATCGGCATAGCCAGCCTTCTGCCCCACCTCCGGCTGATGGACATTCCGCACCATGA
- a CDS encoding site-specific DNA-methyltransferase has translation MSGAKSASMELPLDQILRGECVETMRSLPSGSVDCVFADPPYNLQLRGELRRPDDTLVDGVDDDWDKFSDLEEYDRFTRAWLAEARRVLHKDGTIWVIGSYHNIYRIGAILQDLGFWILNDIVWRKSNPMPNFRGRRFTNAHETLIWAARGQDSRYRFNYQAMKALNDDVQMRSDWYLPLCTGNERLRNEHGLKLHPTQKPESLLHRVLLASTTVNDVILDPFSGTGTTAAMARRLRRHFIGIERHPDYVEAAMARVAAETPLEADAVQTTQDKREAPRIPFGSLVEQGVIAAGTVVCDKKRRVHATVSPDGTLVNGTKRGSIHKLGAQLTNAPSCNGWTFWYFERAGELLQLDVLRQETLQKTAQA, from the coding sequence ATGAGCGGCGCAAAATCAGCATCCATGGAACTTCCTCTTGATCAGATCCTCCGTGGTGAATGTGTGGAAACCATGCGTTCCCTGCCTTCTGGCTCCGTGGATTGCGTGTTTGCAGATCCGCCGTACAACCTTCAACTGCGTGGAGAGCTGCGCCGCCCGGATGATACGCTGGTGGACGGTGTGGATGATGATTGGGACAAGTTCTCCGATCTGGAAGAATATGACCGCTTCACCCGTGCATGGTTGGCAGAAGCCCGCCGCGTGCTGCACAAGGATGGCACAATCTGGGTGATTGGCTCCTACCACAACATCTACCGCATTGGTGCCATTTTGCAGGATCTGGGTTTCTGGATTCTGAATGATATTGTGTGGCGTAAATCTAACCCCATGCCCAATTTCCGTGGTCGGCGTTTTACGAACGCGCATGAAACCCTTATCTGGGCTGCGCGCGGGCAGGATAGCCGCTACCGCTTTAACTATCAGGCCATGAAGGCCCTGAATGATGATGTGCAGATGCGCTCAGACTGGTATCTGCCGCTGTGCACAGGCAATGAGCGCCTGCGGAATGAACATGGCTTGAAGCTGCATCCTACCCAAAAGCCGGAAAGCCTGCTGCACCGCGTGCTGCTGGCCTCCACCACGGTAAACGATGTTATTCTGGACCCATTCTCTGGCACAGGCACCACGGCGGCTATGGCACGCCGGCTGCGGCGGCACTTTATCGGTATTGAACGCCACCCGGATTACGTAGAAGCTGCCATGGCGCGCGTAGCTGCTGAAACGCCGCTGGAAGCCGATGCCGTGCAGACCACGCAGGATAAGCGTGAGGCCCCGCGTATTCCTTTTGGCTCATTGGTAGAGCAGGGCGTTATTGCTGCTGGTACAGTGGTGTGTGACAAAAAACGCCGTGTGCATGCCACTGTTTCACCCGATGGCACGCTGGTAAATGGCACCAAGCGCGGTTCCATCCACAAGCTGGGTGCGCAGCTTACAAATGCCCCTTCCTGCAATGGCTGGACATTCTGGTATTTTGAGCGTGCAGGGGAATTGTTGCAGCTTGATGTGCTGCGGCAAGAAACACTTCAGAAAACAGCGCAGGCATAA
- a CDS encoding CsbD family protein, with the protein MAEDKIKNVESKVEGAATDAKGHVKDAVGGLTGNIGMQAEGKFDQFAGHMQQDFADLYEEGEGVLEKAATFVRDKPLLSLGIVSAIGLVLGWLIFPRRKRS; encoded by the coding sequence ATGGCTGAAGATAAAATCAAAAATGTTGAAAGCAAGGTTGAAGGCGCAGCAACAGATGCCAAAGGCCATGTGAAGGATGCTGTGGGCGGTCTGACAGGTAACATTGGCATGCAGGCTGAAGGCAAGTTCGATCAGTTTGCTGGCCACATGCAGCAGGATTTTGCAGACCTGTATGAAGAAGGTGAAGGCGTGCTGGAAAAGGCAGCTACCTTTGTGCGGGATAAGCCCTTGCTTTCATTGGGTATTGTGTCTGCTATCGGCCTTGTTCTGGGCTGGCTGATCTTCCCCCGCCGCAAGCGTTCTTGA